The proteins below come from a single Thermopolyspora flexuosa genomic window:
- the glgX gene encoding glycogen debranching protein GlgX, translating into MREVWPGAPYPLGASWDGVGTNFSLFSEVAERVELCLFDDDGTETRVELTEVDAFVWHAYLPGVMPGQRYGYRVHGPYDPAAGHRCDPSKLLLDPYGKAVEGEVVWNPALFSYDLADPERRNTADSAPYMPKSVVINPFFDWGADRHPRTPYHETVIYEAHVRGLTKLHPAVPEELRGTYAGLAHPAVIDHLLGLGVTAVELMPVHQFVPEHALVRRGLTNYWGYNTICYLAPHNAYSSSGDRGEQVQEFKAMVKALHAAGIEVILDVVYNHTAEGDHLGPTLSFRGIDNAAYYRLHESDRRYYLDYTGCGNSLNVRSPHALQLIMDSLRYWVLEMHVDGFRFDLAAALARELHDVDRLSAFFDLIQQDPVISQVKLIAEPWDVGPGGYQVGNFPPLWTEWNGRYRDTVRDFWRGHSSTMPEFASRLTGSSDLYATSGRRPVASINFVTAHDGFTLTDLVSYNHKHNLENGEDNQDGSDDNRSWNCGAEGPVDDPEINRLRRRQRRNFLATLFVSQGVPMLLAGDEFGRTQHGNNNAYCQDNPISWVDWSLATTEADLLEFVRELSRLRREHPVFRRRRFFHGRHGTDGKGDIVWLTPSGREMGEEDWRIGYAKSLMVYLNGQAITEPGPRGERITDDSFLLLINAHYEDLPFTLPQADFGGKWETVLDTADEGPRDARHRGETWLAGAQVPVTARSLQILRLADEQPAPAAG; encoded by the coding sequence ATGCGTGAGGTATGGCCGGGGGCGCCCTACCCCCTCGGCGCGTCGTGGGACGGCGTGGGCACCAACTTCTCCCTGTTCTCCGAGGTGGCCGAGCGGGTCGAGCTGTGCCTGTTCGACGACGACGGCACCGAGACCCGCGTCGAGCTCACCGAGGTGGACGCGTTCGTCTGGCACGCGTACCTGCCGGGGGTGATGCCGGGCCAGCGGTACGGCTACCGCGTGCACGGCCCCTACGACCCCGCCGCGGGCCACCGGTGCGACCCGTCGAAGCTGCTCCTCGACCCGTACGGCAAGGCCGTGGAGGGCGAGGTCGTCTGGAACCCCGCCCTGTTCTCCTACGATCTCGCCGACCCCGAGCGGCGGAACACCGCCGACAGCGCGCCGTACATGCCGAAGAGCGTGGTGATCAACCCGTTCTTCGACTGGGGGGCGGACCGGCATCCGCGCACGCCGTACCACGAGACCGTGATCTACGAGGCGCACGTGCGCGGCCTCACCAAGCTCCACCCGGCGGTGCCGGAGGAGCTGCGCGGCACCTACGCCGGGCTCGCCCACCCGGCGGTGATCGACCACCTGCTCGGCCTCGGGGTGACCGCGGTCGAGCTCATGCCGGTGCACCAGTTCGTGCCCGAGCACGCGCTGGTGCGGCGCGGGCTCACCAACTACTGGGGCTACAACACGATCTGCTACCTCGCCCCGCACAACGCCTACAGCTCCTCGGGGGACCGCGGCGAGCAGGTGCAGGAGTTCAAGGCGATGGTGAAGGCCCTGCACGCGGCGGGCATCGAGGTGATCCTCGACGTGGTGTACAACCACACCGCCGAGGGCGACCACCTGGGGCCGACGCTGTCGTTCCGCGGCATCGACAACGCCGCCTACTACCGGCTGCACGAGTCCGACCGGCGCTACTACCTCGACTACACCGGGTGCGGCAACTCGCTCAACGTGCGCTCCCCGCACGCGCTGCAGCTGATCATGGACTCGCTGCGGTACTGGGTGCTGGAGATGCACGTCGACGGCTTCCGGTTCGACCTCGCCGCGGCGCTCGCCCGCGAGCTGCACGACGTGGACCGGCTGAGCGCGTTCTTCGACCTCATCCAGCAGGACCCGGTGATCTCCCAGGTGAAGCTCATCGCCGAGCCGTGGGACGTGGGACCCGGCGGCTACCAGGTGGGCAACTTCCCGCCGCTGTGGACCGAGTGGAACGGCCGCTACCGGGACACCGTGCGGGATTTCTGGCGGGGCCACTCCTCGACCATGCCGGAGTTCGCCTCCCGGCTCACCGGCTCCTCCGACCTGTACGCCACGTCGGGGCGGCGCCCGGTCGCCTCGATCAACTTCGTCACCGCGCACGACGGGTTCACGCTCACCGACCTGGTCTCCTACAACCACAAGCACAACCTGGAGAACGGCGAGGACAACCAGGACGGGTCCGACGACAACCGGTCGTGGAACTGCGGCGCGGAGGGCCCGGTCGACGACCCGGAGATCAACCGGCTGCGGCGCCGGCAGCGGCGCAACTTCCTGGCCACGCTGTTCGTGTCCCAGGGCGTGCCGATGCTGCTCGCCGGGGACGAGTTCGGCCGCACCCAGCACGGCAACAACAACGCCTACTGCCAGGACAACCCGATCTCCTGGGTGGACTGGTCGCTCGCCACGACCGAGGCCGACCTGCTGGAGTTCGTGCGCGAGCTGTCCCGGCTGCGGCGCGAGCACCCGGTGTTCCGGCGGCGCCGGTTCTTCCACGGCCGGCACGGCACCGACGGCAAGGGCGACATCGTGTGGCTCACCCCGTCGGGGCGGGAGATGGGCGAGGAGGACTGGCGGATCGGGTACGCCAAGTCGCTCATGGTCTACCTCAACGGCCAGGCGATCACCGAGCCGGGGCCGCGCGGCGAGCGCATCACCGACGACTCGTTCCTGCTGCTCATCAACGCGCACTACGAGGACCTGCCGTTCACGCTGCCGCAGGCCGACTTCGGCGGGAAGTGGGAGACCGTGCTCGACACCGCCGACGAGGGGCCGCGCGACGCCCGGCACCGCGGCGAGACCTGGCTCGCGGGCGCGCAGGTGCCGGTCACGGCCCGCTCGCTGCAGATCCTCCGCCTCGCCGACGAGCAGCCCGCGCCCGCCGCCGGCTGA
- a CDS encoding OsmC family protein, translated as MATTRTATTQWKGALFDGSGTVSLDSSGVGTFEVTWPSRAEEPNGKTSPEELIAAAHSSCFSMALSNGLAKAGTPPQTIETKAEVTFQPGQGITGIVISVRAQVPGISAEEFQKAAETAKENCPVSKALAGTTITLNAELIG; from the coding sequence ATGGCGACGACGCGCACCGCGACGACCCAGTGGAAGGGCGCGCTGTTCGACGGCTCCGGCACGGTGTCGCTGGACAGCTCGGGCGTGGGCACCTTCGAGGTGACCTGGCCCTCCCGCGCCGAGGAGCCGAACGGCAAGACCAGCCCCGAGGAGCTGATCGCGGCGGCCCACTCGTCGTGCTTCTCCATGGCGCTGTCGAACGGCCTGGCCAAGGCCGGCACCCCGCCGCAGACCATCGAGACCAAGGCCGAGGTGACCTTCCAGCCGGGGCAGGGCATCACCGGCATCGTGATCTCGGTGCGGGCCCAGGTGCCGGGCATCTCCGCCGAGGAGTTCCAGAAGGCGGCCGAGACCGCGAAGGAGAACTGCCCGGTGAGCAAGGCCCTCGCGGGCACCACGATCACCCTCAACGCCGAGCTGATCGGCTGA
- a CDS encoding isovaleryl-CoA dehydrogenase, which yields MAGSGGVPGTRGRATHEVVNQVPPLVGHDVSADPALLDALTREGADWAVGELHRLGMLAGTEKAQEWGRLANEYPPVLRTHDRYGNRVDEVEFHPAWHELMSVAVDHGLHAAPWVSARPGAHVARAAKFYVWSQVEYGHHCPISMTYAAVAALRHSPALAAAWEPLLASRTYDFGLRPPATKRGLIAGMAMTEKQGGSDVRANTTVAEPLGDGTYALTGHKWFCSAPMSDVFLVLAKAPGGLSCFLLPRVLPDGTRNAMRLMRLKDKLGNRSNASAEVEFEGAIAHLVGEEGRGVRTIIEMVNMTRLDCVIGSAAQARHGVVQAVHHATHRRAFGRPLVEQPLMRNVLADLVLESEAATTLMMRLAGAVDRGVRGDAAEGAFRRVALAAAKYWVCKRAPMHAAEAMECLGGNGYVEESGMPRLFRESPLNGIWEGSGNVAALDVLRALSREPEAAEAYLAEVGKARGADPRLDDAADRLRKLLASPTEADARRIAEEMTLVLQGSLLVRHAPPAVADAFCASRLSGDWGRAFGTLPSGVDLDAIIERGRTAPAR from the coding sequence ATCGCCGGGTCCGGCGGTGTACCGGGCACCCGGGGCCGCGCCACCCACGAGGTCGTCAACCAGGTCCCGCCACTCGTCGGCCACGACGTGTCCGCCGATCCCGCGCTGCTCGACGCGCTGACGCGGGAGGGCGCCGACTGGGCGGTCGGCGAGCTGCACCGGCTGGGCATGCTCGCCGGCACCGAGAAGGCGCAGGAATGGGGCCGGCTCGCCAACGAGTACCCGCCGGTCCTGCGCACCCACGACCGGTACGGCAACCGCGTCGACGAGGTCGAGTTCCACCCGGCCTGGCACGAGCTGATGAGCGTGGCGGTCGACCACGGCCTGCACGCCGCGCCGTGGGTGTCCGCCCGGCCGGGCGCCCACGTCGCCCGCGCCGCCAAGTTCTACGTGTGGTCCCAGGTCGAGTACGGCCACCACTGCCCGATCTCGATGACCTACGCCGCGGTCGCCGCGCTGCGGCACTCCCCCGCCCTCGCCGCCGCCTGGGAGCCGCTGCTCGCCTCCCGCACCTACGACTTCGGGCTGCGCCCGCCCGCCACCAAGCGGGGCCTGATCGCCGGGATGGCGATGACCGAGAAGCAGGGCGGCTCGGACGTGCGCGCCAACACCACGGTCGCCGAGCCGCTCGGCGACGGCACGTACGCGCTCACCGGCCACAAGTGGTTCTGCTCCGCGCCGATGAGCGACGTGTTCCTCGTGCTCGCCAAGGCCCCGGGCGGCCTGTCCTGCTTCCTGCTGCCGCGGGTGCTGCCCGACGGCACCCGCAACGCGATGCGGCTGATGCGGCTGAAGGACAAGCTCGGCAACCGGTCGAACGCCTCGGCCGAGGTGGAGTTCGAGGGCGCGATCGCCCACCTCGTCGGCGAGGAGGGGCGGGGCGTGCGCACCATCATCGAGATGGTGAACATGACCCGGCTCGACTGCGTGATCGGCTCGGCCGCGCAGGCCCGCCACGGGGTGGTGCAGGCGGTCCACCACGCCACCCACCGCCGCGCCTTCGGCCGCCCGCTGGTCGAGCAGCCGCTCATGCGGAACGTGCTCGCCGACCTCGTGCTCGAGTCCGAGGCGGCGACCACGCTGATGATGCGCCTCGCCGGGGCGGTCGACCGGGGCGTGCGCGGTGACGCGGCCGAGGGGGCGTTCCGCCGGGTCGCGCTCGCCGCGGCCAAGTACTGGGTGTGCAAGCGCGCCCCGATGCACGCGGCCGAGGCGATGGAGTGCCTGGGCGGCAACGGCTACGTGGAGGAGTCGGGCATGCCGCGGCTGTTCCGCGAGTCGCCGCTCAACGGCATCTGGGAGGGCTCCGGCAACGTCGCCGCGCTCGACGTGCTGCGCGCCCTGTCCCGCGAGCCGGAGGCCGCCGAGGCGTACCTCGCCGAGGTCGGCAAGGCCCGCGGCGCCGACCCGCGGCTCGACGACGCCGCCGACCGGCTGCGCAAGCTGCTCGCCTCGCCCACCGAGGCCGACGCGCGCCGCATCGCCGAGGAGATGACGCTCGTGCTGCAGGGCTCGCTGCTGGTACGGCACGCCCCGCCGGCGGTCGCCGACGCGTTCTGCGCCTCCCGGCTGTCCGGCGACTGGGGCCGCGCCTTCGGCACCCTGCCGTCCGGCGTCGACCTCGACGCGATCATCGAGCGCGGCCGGACCGCCCCGGCCCGGTAG
- a CDS encoding DUF1707 SHOCT-like domain-containing protein — MSDPGELRVSDAEREAVVERLRQASVEGRLTLAELTERTEAAYLAVTYRELAQVTADLPDPGVRPAPAPAPRPEGRRRRWFVAVMGDTKRRGKWRVDQEIGACAVMGDVTIDLREAEVRGNEIDITAVSVMGDVKIIVPDGVDVDLDGVAVMGDKKVKVEEAPAGRNAPRVRVRAYVVMGDIKVLGDAHADPIRRAWFAWSDWLLERRGRLTGRGYDHHFRHSLGVERGPGPQGRIPPPPPSPPYR; from the coding sequence ATGAGTGACCCCGGCGAACTGAGAGTCTCGGACGCCGAACGGGAGGCCGTGGTCGAGCGGCTGCGCCAGGCATCCGTGGAGGGCCGGCTGACCCTCGCCGAGCTGACCGAACGCACCGAGGCCGCCTACCTCGCCGTGACCTACCGCGAGCTGGCCCAGGTGACCGCCGACCTGCCCGACCCCGGCGTGCGCCCGGCGCCCGCGCCGGCCCCGCGGCCCGAGGGCAGGCGGCGACGGTGGTTCGTCGCGGTCATGGGGGACACCAAGCGGCGCGGCAAGTGGCGGGTGGATCAGGAGATCGGCGCCTGCGCGGTCATGGGCGACGTCACGATCGACCTGCGCGAGGCCGAGGTGCGCGGCAACGAGATCGACATCACGGCGGTCTCGGTGATGGGCGATGTCAAGATCATCGTCCCGGACGGCGTCGACGTCGACCTCGACGGCGTCGCGGTGATGGGCGACAAGAAGGTCAAGGTCGAGGAGGCGCCCGCCGGCCGGAACGCCCCCAGGGTGCGGGTGCGCGCCTACGTGGTGATGGGCGACATCAAGGTGCTCGGGGACGCGCACGCCGACCCGATCCGCCGCGCATGGTTCGCGTGGAGCGACTGGCTGCTGGAGCGCCGCGGCCGCCTCACCGGGCGCGGCTACGACCACCACTTCCGCCACTCGCTCGGCGTGGAGCGCGGCCCCGGCCCGCAGGGCCGCATCCCACCTCCGCCGCCGTCCCCGCCGTACCGCTGA
- a CDS encoding sirohydrochlorin chelatase gives MTVPLIAVAHGSRDPRAAATVRALLDAVRRARPGLPVRESYLDHAPPTPARVLSGLPEAVVLPLLLTAAYHSRVDIPRVLREVRGTRIRYGATLGPHPLLVRALERRLAEAGVAVGDPEETAATAVVLVAAGSSDRRANEVIARIARRWARERGWWAVAPAYASAAAPAPGAEVARLLAAGAPRVVVAPYLLAPGYFADRVRRETLAAGAAAVGGVLGAAPELAEVVLERYDHALATERLAVPA, from the coding sequence GTGACCGTCCCGCTGATCGCCGTCGCGCACGGCTCCCGCGACCCGCGCGCCGCCGCCACCGTGCGCGCCCTTCTCGACGCGGTACGGCGCGCCCGCCCCGGCCTGCCGGTGCGGGAGTCCTACCTCGACCACGCCCCGCCCACGCCGGCCCGGGTGCTGTCCGGGCTGCCCGAGGCGGTGGTGCTCCCGCTGCTGCTCACCGCCGCCTACCACAGCCGGGTGGACATCCCCCGGGTGCTGCGCGAGGTGCGCGGCACCCGGATCCGGTACGGCGCGACGCTCGGGCCGCACCCGCTGCTGGTGCGGGCGCTCGAGCGGCGGCTCGCCGAGGCGGGGGTGGCCGTCGGCGACCCGGAGGAGACGGCGGCCACCGCGGTGGTGCTCGTCGCGGCCGGGTCGAGCGACCGCCGGGCGAACGAGGTGATCGCCCGGATCGCGCGGCGCTGGGCGCGGGAGCGCGGCTGGTGGGCGGTGGCGCCCGCGTACGCGTCGGCCGCCGCGCCCGCCCCCGGCGCGGAGGTGGCCCGGCTGCTTGCGGCCGGGGCGCCGCGCGTGGTGGTCGCGCCGTACCTGCTCGCGCCCGGGTACTTCGCCGACCGGGTGCGCCGCGAGACGCTCGCGGCCGGGGCCGCGGCGGTGGGCGGCGTGCTCGGGGCCGCGCCGGAGCTCGCCGAGGTGGTGCTCGAGCGCTACGACCACGCCCTCGCCACCGAGCGGCTCGCCGTACCGGCCTGA
- a CDS encoding phosphoadenylyl-sulfate reductase has translation MTLVDIEADLRANRAAFDLRHIAESAAAYLEDAPALEIIRWAAATFGDRLCLTSSMSDALLIDLVSRVKPGCDVLFIDTGYHFAETIGTRDAVRQVYNVNVIDVLPSRTVEEQERDLGPRLYGRNPDLCCYLRKVEPLNRALEPYLAWISGIRRDEAPTRANVKVVEWDAKRQMVKVNPIAKWTQEDVDNYIADNGVLVNPLHFDGYPSIGCAPCTRRVAEGEDPRSGRWAGLGKIECGIHT, from the coding sequence ATGACCCTGGTGGACATCGAGGCGGACCTGCGCGCCAACCGTGCCGCGTTCGACCTGCGGCACATCGCCGAGTCCGCCGCCGCCTACCTCGAGGACGCGCCCGCCCTCGAGATCATCCGCTGGGCGGCGGCGACCTTCGGCGACCGCCTGTGCCTCACCTCGTCGATGAGCGACGCGCTCCTCATCGACCTGGTCAGCCGGGTCAAGCCGGGGTGTGACGTGCTGTTCATCGACACCGGCTACCACTTCGCCGAGACCATCGGCACCCGGGACGCGGTCCGCCAGGTCTACAACGTCAACGTGATCGACGTGCTGCCGAGCCGTACCGTCGAGGAGCAGGAGCGCGACCTCGGGCCCCGGCTGTACGGGCGCAACCCGGACCTGTGCTGCTACCTGCGCAAGGTGGAGCCGCTCAACCGGGCGCTCGAGCCGTACCTGGCGTGGATCTCCGGCATCCGCCGCGACGAGGCGCCCACCCGGGCGAACGTGAAGGTGGTCGAGTGGGACGCCAAGCGCCAGATGGTGAAGGTGAACCCGATCGCCAAGTGGACCCAGGAGGACGTCGACAACTACATCGCCGACAACGGGGTGCTGGTCAACCCGCTGCACTTCGACGGCTACCCCTCGATCGGCTGCGCGCCGTGCACCCGCCGGGTCGCCGAGGGCGAGGACCCGCGCAGCGGCCGGTGGGCCGGGCTCGGCAAGATCGAGTGCGGTATCCACACGTGA
- a CDS encoding Insertion element protein has product MSERAVPFHCPYCGEEDLEPYEGDGGWYCRCCARAFRLKFLGIGVRS; this is encoded by the coding sequence ATGAGCGAGCGCGCCGTCCCGTTCCACTGCCCGTACTGCGGCGAGGAGGACCTGGAGCCGTACGAGGGCGACGGCGGTTGGTACTGCCGCTGCTGCGCCCGGGCGTTCCGGCTCAAGTTCCTCGGCATCGGGGTCCGGTCGTGA
- a CDS encoding nitrite/sulfite reductase — MTTPVRSASRHHKRPRGEGQWALGYREPLNKNEELKKNDDGLNVRQRIIDIYAKRGFDSIDPADLRGRFRWYGLYTQRRPGIDGGKTAVLEPEELDDRYFMLRIRIDGGRLTVDQLRTIADVSRRYARGTADITDRQNIQLHWVEIESVPAIWEALERVGLDTTEACGDTPRVIIGCPLAGIDADEVIDASPQIADIRSRYIGDKAFSNLPRKFKSAVSGCPAHCTVHEINDVAFVGVVNEDGERGYDLWVGGGLSTNPMLAKRLGVFVAPERVHEVWAGVAGIFRDYGYRRLRHRARLKFLVNDWGVERFREVLEREYLGYALPEGPAPAPPRGGRRDHVGVHRQKDGNFYVGFAPKVGRLDADRLDRIADIAERYGSRRVHTTTEQKMVILDIAPDKVDDIVADLEAADLPVHPSTFRRQTMACTGIEYCKLAIVETKATASRLIDELERRLPGFAEPLTINVNGCPNSCARIQTADIGLKGQLVVDEDGRQVEGFQIHLGGSLGVNSGFGRKVRGLKTTAKALPDYVERVVRNYEKQRAEGETFAEWVQRADEADLR; from the coding sequence ATGACAACCCCGGTTAGGTCCGCAAGCCGCCACCACAAGCGCCCGCGCGGCGAGGGTCAGTGGGCGCTCGGCTACCGAGAGCCGCTGAACAAGAACGAGGAGCTGAAGAAGAACGACGACGGGCTCAACGTCCGGCAGCGCATCATCGACATCTACGCCAAGCGGGGCTTCGACTCGATCGACCCCGCCGACCTGCGCGGCCGGTTCCGCTGGTACGGCCTGTACACCCAGCGGCGGCCCGGCATCGACGGCGGCAAGACCGCGGTGCTCGAGCCGGAGGAGCTCGACGACCGCTACTTCATGCTCCGCATCCGCATCGACGGCGGCCGGCTCACCGTCGACCAGCTCCGCACCATCGCCGACGTCTCCCGCCGGTACGCCCGCGGCACCGCCGACATCACCGACCGGCAGAACATCCAGCTCCACTGGGTGGAGATCGAGTCGGTGCCCGCGATCTGGGAGGCGCTGGAGCGGGTCGGCCTCGACACCACCGAGGCCTGCGGCGACACGCCGCGCGTCATCATCGGCTGCCCGCTCGCCGGCATCGACGCCGACGAGGTGATCGACGCCTCGCCGCAGATCGCCGACATCCGCTCCCGCTACATCGGCGACAAGGCGTTCTCCAACCTGCCGCGCAAGTTCAAGAGCGCGGTGAGCGGCTGCCCCGCGCACTGCACCGTGCACGAGATCAACGACGTGGCGTTCGTCGGCGTGGTGAACGAGGACGGCGAGCGCGGCTACGACCTGTGGGTGGGCGGCGGCCTGTCCACCAACCCGATGCTCGCCAAGCGCCTCGGCGTGTTCGTCGCGCCGGAGCGGGTGCACGAGGTCTGGGCGGGCGTCGCGGGCATCTTCCGCGACTACGGCTACCGGCGGCTGCGCCACCGCGCCCGGCTGAAGTTCCTCGTCAACGACTGGGGCGTCGAGCGGTTCCGCGAGGTGCTGGAGCGCGAGTACCTCGGCTACGCGCTGCCCGAGGGCCCGGCGCCCGCGCCGCCGCGCGGCGGCCGCCGCGACCACGTCGGCGTGCACCGGCAGAAGGACGGCAACTTCTACGTCGGCTTCGCCCCGAAGGTCGGCCGGCTCGACGCCGACAGGCTCGACCGGATCGCGGACATCGCCGAGCGGTACGGCTCGCGCCGGGTGCACACCACCACCGAGCAGAAGATGGTCATCCTCGACATCGCCCCGGACAAGGTGGACGACATCGTCGCCGACCTGGAGGCCGCCGACCTGCCGGTGCACCCGAGCACCTTCCGCCGCCAGACGATGGCCTGCACCGGCATCGAGTACTGCAAGCTCGCGATCGTCGAGACCAAGGCCACCGCGAGCCGGCTCATCGACGAGCTGGAGCGGCGGCTGCCCGGCTTCGCCGAGCCGCTCACCATCAACGTCAACGGCTGCCCGAACTCCTGCGCCCGCATCCAGACCGCGGACATCGGCCTCAAGGGCCAGCTCGTCGTCGACGAGGACGGACGCCAGGTCGAGGGCTTCCAGATCCACCTGGGCGGCTCGCTCGGCGTCAACTCCGGGTTCGGCCGCAAGGTGCGCGGCCTGAAGACCACGGCGAAGGCGTTGCCCGACTACGTCGAACGCGTGGTGCGCAACTACGAGAAGCAGCGCGCCGAGGGCGAGACGTTCGCCGAGTGGGTCCAGCGCGCCGACGAGGCCGATCTGCGATGA
- the glyA gene encoding serine hydroxymethyltransferase codes for MAERSLATVDPEIAELIKAEERRQADTVKLIPSENYVSRAVLEATGTVLTNKYSEGYPGRRYYEGQQVIDQIETLAIERAKALFGVRHANVQPYSGSPANLAVYTAFANPGDTVMGMGLPFGGHLTHGWTVSVTGKWFNAVRYGVRRDTGRIDMDEVRELALQHRPKLIFAGGTAIPRTIDFGAFAEIAREVGAVLVADIAHIAGLVVGGAHPTPVGHADVISTTTHKTLRGPRGAMLLTDSDEYAAALNKAVFPGLQGGPHNHTTAAIAVALKEAATEEFKAYAHQVVANARALAEELLARGFDLVSGGTDNHLILIDLTSKGVAGKPAAQALDRAGLEANYNTVPFDPRKPFDPSGLRIGTPSVTSRGMREPEMRQIAAWMDEVITALAKGDPEETIARVHREVSELTAKFPTPGLDC; via the coding sequence GTGGCTGAGAGATCCCTGGCAACCGTCGATCCGGAAATCGCTGAGCTGATCAAGGCGGAGGAGCGGCGTCAGGCCGACACCGTCAAGCTCATTCCGTCGGAGAACTACGTCTCGCGGGCCGTGCTCGAGGCGACCGGAACCGTGCTGACGAACAAGTACTCCGAGGGATACCCCGGACGGCGCTACTACGAGGGCCAGCAGGTCATCGACCAGATCGAGACGCTCGCGATCGAGCGGGCCAAGGCCCTGTTCGGAGTGCGGCACGCCAACGTGCAGCCGTACTCGGGATCGCCGGCCAACCTGGCCGTCTACACGGCGTTCGCGAACCCGGGTGACACGGTCATGGGCATGGGCCTGCCGTTCGGCGGCCACCTCACCCACGGCTGGACGGTGTCGGTCACCGGCAAGTGGTTCAACGCGGTCCGGTACGGCGTGCGCCGCGACACCGGCCGCATCGACATGGACGAGGTCCGCGAGCTCGCCCTTCAGCACCGGCCCAAGCTGATCTTCGCGGGCGGCACCGCGATCCCGCGCACCATCGACTTCGGGGCGTTCGCCGAGATCGCCCGGGAGGTGGGCGCGGTGCTCGTCGCCGACATCGCGCACATCGCCGGCCTCGTGGTGGGCGGTGCCCACCCCACGCCGGTGGGCCACGCGGACGTGATCTCCACCACGACGCACAAGACGCTGCGCGGGCCGCGCGGCGCCATGCTGCTCACCGACTCCGACGAGTACGCGGCCGCGCTCAACAAGGCCGTCTTCCCCGGCCTGCAGGGCGGCCCGCACAACCACACCACCGCGGCGATCGCGGTGGCGCTCAAGGAGGCGGCGACCGAGGAGTTCAAGGCCTACGCCCACCAGGTGGTGGCGAACGCCCGGGCGCTCGCCGAGGAGCTGCTCGCCCGCGGCTTCGACCTGGTGTCCGGCGGCACGGACAACCACCTGATCCTCATCGACCTCACCTCCAAGGGCGTGGCCGGCAAGCCCGCCGCGCAGGCGCTCGACCGGGCCGGGCTGGAGGCGAACTACAACACCGTGCCGTTCGACCCGCGCAAGCCGTTCGACCCGTCGGGTCTGCGCATCGGCACCCCGTCGGTGACCAGCCGCGGCATGCGCGAGCCCGAGATGCGGCAGATCGCCGCCTGGATGGACGAGGTCATCACCGCGCTCGCCAAGGGCGACCCGGAGGAGACGATCGCCCGCGTGCACCGCGAGGTGAGCGAGCTCACCGCCAAGTTCCCCACGCCGGGCCTCGACTGCTGA
- the rsgA gene encoding ribosome small subunit-dependent GTPase A has translation MTTPGFDLPLDLRRLGWTGSLAADLPAGTVPARVARVDRGAAEVITADGPRRVRFGARVRRAAAADPVALPCVGDWAALAPLPAEDVAGDGFELAEVLPRRTAIVRGGVARPSRGGLSGDSTGQVLAANVDVVFVAEPARHGPDPANLGRIERLLALAWESGGTPVVLITKADLAGDALPGLLEEVARTAPGVDVHAVAARAGEGVAAVRGHIGGSRTAVVLGPSGAGKSTLVNALAGEEVMPTRQVRARDGRGRHTTVHRELIPLPGGGLIIDTPGIRRVGLYETGEGVDRVFAEVDELAAGCRFSDCAHESEPGCAVLAAIESGELPPRRLESWRKLRREAEWMASRTDARLRGEQARRWKVITKAMRGRNRP, from the coding sequence TTGACCACTCCTGGTTTCGATCTTCCTTTGGATCTTCGCCGCCTCGGCTGGACCGGCTCGCTCGCCGCGGACCTTCCCGCCGGAACCGTCCCGGCCCGCGTGGCCCGCGTCGACCGCGGCGCCGCGGAGGTGATCACCGCCGACGGCCCCCGCCGCGTACGGTTCGGCGCCCGGGTGCGCCGGGCCGCCGCCGCGGACCCGGTCGCGCTCCCATGCGTGGGGGACTGGGCCGCGCTCGCCCCGCTCCCGGCCGAGGACGTGGCCGGCGACGGCTTCGAGCTTGCGGAGGTGCTGCCGCGCCGCACCGCGATCGTGCGCGGCGGTGTCGCCCGGCCCTCGCGCGGCGGCCTGTCCGGCGACTCCACCGGTCAGGTGCTCGCCGCCAACGTCGACGTGGTCTTCGTCGCCGAGCCGGCCCGCCACGGCCCGGACCCGGCGAACCTCGGCCGGATCGAACGGCTGCTCGCCCTCGCCTGGGAGAGCGGCGGCACCCCGGTCGTGCTCATCACCAAGGCCGACCTCGCCGGCGACGCGCTGCCCGGCCTGCTCGAGGAGGTGGCGCGGACGGCGCCCGGCGTGGACGTGCACGCGGTCGCCGCCCGGGCCGGGGAGGGGGTGGCGGCGGTGCGCGGCCATATCGGCGGGTCCCGCACGGCCGTCGTGCTCGGCCCGTCCGGCGCGGGCAAGTCCACCCTCGTCAACGCGCTCGCCGGGGAGGAGGTGATGCCGACCCGGCAGGTGCGGGCCCGCGACGGCCGGGGACGGCACACCACCGTGCACCGCGAGCTCATCCCGCTGCCCGGGGGCGGCCTGATCATCGACACGCCGGGCATCCGCCGGGTCGGCCTCTACGAGACGGGGGAGGGCGTCGATCGCGTCTTCGCCGAGGTCGACGAGCTCGCGGCCGGCTGCCGGTTCTCCGACTGCGCGCACGAGAGCGAGCCGGGATGTGCGGTCCTCGCCGCGATCGAGTCCGGCGAGCTTCCGCCGCGCCGGCTGGAGAGCTGGCGGAAACTGCGGCGCGAGGCCGAGTGGATGGCGAGCCGTACCGACGCGCGCCTGCGCGGCGAGCAGGCCCGCAGGTGGAAGGTGATCACCAAGGCGATGCGCGGCCGCAACCGACCCTGA